A genomic segment from Candidatus Viadribacter manganicus encodes:
- the nuoG gene encoding NADH-quinone oxidoreductase subunit NuoG, protein MTKILVDGVEVDVPPELTLLQACEAAGAEIPRFCYHERLSIAGNCRMCLIEVKVGGKSGPKPVASCAQQVKDLPPPRDEMLNELVTKSATVERARKGVMEFLLINHPLDCPICDQGGECDLQDQSVAYGRGGSRFDENKRAVEEKFMGPLVKTVMTRCIQCTRCVRFATEVAGVPELGATGRGEDMEITTYLEASLSSELSANVIDLCPVGALTSKPYAFNARPWELTKTETIDVMDALGSNIRVDVRGDAVLRVLPRVNEEINEEWISDKTRYAEDGLSRQRLDRPYIRENGKLRPATWQEALETAAYALKRDGSKIGAIAGDLACAESMKATLDLLRSLGSPNTDCRADGAQIGGGARQEYLFNSTIAGIDEADAILLVGANPRIEAPVLNARLRKAWLRGAEIGVVGEAADLTYKYVHIGAGPQSLSNLGAFGDKLKNAQRPMVVVGAAALARADGAAVLRAAGKIAAGVSKDGWNAFNLLHTAASRVAGLDLGFLPAQGGMSATEMLKGGLDTLILLGVDEVALPSAGTIIYIGTHGDAGAHRADIILPAAAYTEKDATWVNTEGRVQYGRRATFPKGEAKEDWTILRALSAILGKALPYDTLSALRQRMISDHPSFGHVDYAPGSADAGAFNAATIGADGQVSSEAFRSAIGDFYLTNPIARASKTMAECSRLRANSSKVAAE, encoded by the coding sequence ATGACGAAAATCCTCGTCGACGGCGTAGAAGTCGACGTTCCTCCGGAACTTACGTTGCTGCAGGCGTGCGAAGCCGCCGGCGCAGAGATTCCGCGTTTTTGTTATCACGAACGGCTATCGATCGCCGGCAATTGCCGCATGTGCCTGATCGAGGTGAAGGTCGGGGGCAAGTCTGGCCCAAAGCCGGTCGCTTCCTGCGCGCAGCAAGTGAAAGACCTGCCGCCGCCGCGCGATGAAATGCTCAATGAACTCGTCACTAAGAGCGCGACCGTGGAGCGTGCGCGCAAAGGGGTGATGGAGTTCTTGCTGATCAATCACCCGCTCGATTGTCCAATCTGCGACCAGGGCGGCGAGTGCGATTTGCAAGACCAATCCGTTGCCTACGGACGAGGCGGTTCGCGGTTCGATGAGAACAAGCGCGCTGTCGAAGAAAAGTTCATGGGTCCGTTGGTTAAGACGGTTATGACGCGATGCATTCAGTGCACGCGTTGCGTCCGCTTCGCAACAGAGGTTGCCGGCGTCCCGGAACTGGGCGCGACCGGCCGTGGCGAAGACATGGAAATCACCACTTATCTGGAAGCTTCGCTCTCAAGCGAGCTCTCAGCCAACGTCATTGATCTTTGCCCCGTTGGCGCACTTACGTCCAAGCCATACGCTTTCAATGCCCGCCCTTGGGAGCTTACCAAGACCGAGACCATCGACGTCATGGATGCATTGGGTTCAAACATTCGCGTCGACGTGCGTGGCGATGCGGTTCTCCGCGTGCTGCCGCGCGTCAATGAAGAGATCAACGAGGAGTGGATCTCCGATAAGACGCGGTACGCTGAAGATGGGCTGAGCCGCCAACGCCTCGACCGCCCCTACATCCGTGAAAACGGCAAGCTTCGCCCTGCCACTTGGCAGGAGGCGCTTGAGACCGCTGCTTACGCACTGAAACGTGACGGTTCGAAGATCGGCGCCATCGCTGGCGACCTTGCCTGCGCCGAAAGCATGAAGGCGACGCTCGACCTTCTCCGTTCGCTTGGCTCACCCAATACCGACTGCCGCGCGGACGGCGCGCAGATTGGCGGCGGCGCTCGTCAGGAATACCTCTTCAACTCGACGATCGCCGGCATCGACGAAGCAGATGCGATCCTGCTGGTCGGCGCCAATCCACGTATCGAGGCGCCCGTGCTCAATGCGCGTCTACGCAAAGCTTGGTTGCGTGGCGCGGAGATCGGTGTCGTCGGCGAGGCGGCTGATCTCACCTACAAGTACGTCCACATCGGCGCAGGACCCCAGTCGCTCTCGAATTTGGGCGCCTTCGGCGACAAACTCAAAAATGCACAGCGGCCAATGGTTGTTGTTGGCGCCGCAGCTCTCGCACGTGCGGACGGCGCGGCCGTGTTGCGCGCTGCGGGCAAGATCGCCGCCGGCGTCAGCAAAGACGGTTGGAATGCGTTCAATCTCCTTCACACCGCAGCCTCACGTGTTGCGGGTCTCGACCTTGGCTTTCTGCCAGCACAAGGCGGCATGAGCGCCACTGAGATGCTGAAAGGCGGGCTCGACACGCTCATCCTTCTTGGCGTCGATGAGGTAGCCCTGCCGAGTGCGGGGACGATCATCTACATAGGCACTCACGGCGATGCCGGCGCACACCGGGCCGATATCATTCTTCCTGCCGCTGCCTACACCGAGAAAGACGCAACTTGGGTCAACACTGAGGGGCGCGTTCAGTACGGCCGCCGCGCCACGTTCCCGAAGGGCGAGGCCAAGGAAGACTGGACCATCTTGCGCGCGCTCTCGGCGATATTGGGCAAAGCGTTGCCTTACGACACGCTCTCCGCTTTGCGCCAAAGAATGATCTCGGATCATCCGAGTTTTGGCCATGTCGACTACGCGCCGGGCTCGGCAGACGCAGGCGCCTTCAATGCCGCGACGATCGGTGCTGACGGCCAAGTCTCGAGCGAGGCTTTCAGAAGCGCTATTGGCGATTTCTACCTGACCAACCCGATCGCCCGCGCATCCAAAACCATGGCTGAGTGCTCACGCCTTCGCGCCAATTCCAGTAAGGTGGCTGCGGAATGA
- a CDS encoding dienelactone hydrolase family protein → MAKGVIETWDKLEDFKRREVTFNGLKRKVYVAGIGPGVIIIHEIPGITPEVARFARWVRDAGFTVYLPSLFGKPGKPNSKGYTNASIFRVLCIAREFKILNSADEHSPVVDWLKQLAAVVHSECGGKGVGALGMCLTGNFALSMMVESAVRAPVLCQPSVPVNDPAGMHASPQDIAIVRERMEREDLTLRGYRFAGDKHCKAARFEALSRALGSRFEGEVLPDSAAKPGTFNANPHSVVTTHLIDEAGSLTRAKVDEIIVFFKMRLTP, encoded by the coding sequence ATGGCCAAGGGCGTCATCGAAACGTGGGACAAGCTTGAAGACTTCAAGCGCCGCGAGGTCACGTTCAACGGCTTGAAGCGAAAAGTCTACGTCGCGGGCATTGGTCCCGGTGTCATTATTATCCACGAAATCCCTGGCATCACGCCTGAAGTGGCGCGCTTTGCCCGTTGGGTGCGCGACGCTGGCTTCACGGTTTACCTGCCCTCGCTCTTCGGCAAACCGGGCAAGCCGAACAGCAAGGGCTACACCAACGCCTCGATCTTCCGCGTGCTCTGCATCGCGCGCGAGTTCAAAATTCTGAACTCCGCTGATGAACACAGCCCTGTCGTCGATTGGCTAAAGCAGCTCGCCGCTGTCGTGCACAGTGAATGCGGCGGGAAGGGCGTCGGCGCGCTCGGCATGTGCCTCACTGGCAATTTTGCGCTTTCGATGATGGTGGAGTCCGCAGTGCGAGCGCCCGTGCTCTGTCAGCCCTCGGTGCCGGTGAACGACCCCGCAGGGATGCATGCATCGCCACAGGATATTGCCATCGTTCGCGAGCGGATGGAGCGCGAGGACCTAACGCTCCGCGGCTATCGTTTCGCCGGCGACAAGCACTGCAAGGCTGCGCGCTTCGAGGCGCTTAGCCGCGCGCTCGGTTCGAGGTTTGAGGGGGAAGTGCTGCCAGACAGCGCGGCTAAGCCCGGCACATTCAACGCCAATCCTCACAGCGTCGTGACAACTCATCTCATCGACGAAGCTGGCTCGCTTACGCGCGCGAAGGTGGACGAGATTATCGTGTTCTTCAAAATGCGGCTGACCCCATAG
- a CDS encoding YciI-like protein gives MKHFLLIYDYAADWMDKRGAVRPAHLELARASVARGELQLGGAVPSGDPAFGLLLFKSETPQIAEDFARADPYVGQGVVAKWRVCEWITVVGEGALTKV, from the coding sequence ATGAAGCACTTCTTGTTGATATACGACTACGCCGCCGATTGGATGGACAAACGCGGTGCTGTTCGTCCGGCGCATCTTGAACTTGCACGTGCGTCTGTGGCGCGCGGTGAACTCCAACTTGGCGGCGCGGTCCCGAGTGGCGATCCGGCGTTTGGCTTGCTGTTGTTTAAATCTGAGACGCCGCAAATTGCCGAGGATTTCGCGCGCGCTGACCCGTACGTCGGGCAGGGCGTTGTCGCTAAGTGGCGCGTGTGCGAATGGATCACGGTCGTGGGCGAGGGCGCGCTGACAAAGGTTTGA